Proteins from one candidate division KSB1 bacterium genomic window:
- a CDS encoding RNA methyltransferase codes for MNSLPEFVAVLDNIRSLHNVGAIFRTADGAGVQKLYLCGMTATPPRAEIRKAALGAEEYVAWEYFPTTAAALAALKSEGYLLLALENTPASTDYRAARLRAPLALIVGHEFDGIRPEILAQCDGVISLPMRGRKNSLNVAVAFGIAAYEIANRLWPEVK; via the coding sequence ATGAACTCTTTGCCGGAATTCGTCGCGGTGCTCGACAACATTCGCAGCCTGCACAACGTCGGCGCCATTTTTCGCACCGCCGACGGCGCCGGTGTGCAGAAACTCTATCTCTGCGGCATGACCGCCACGCCGCCGCGTGCCGAAATTCGCAAAGCGGCATTGGGGGCGGAGGAATACGTGGCGTGGGAATACTTCCCCACCACTGCGGCGGCGCTGGCTGCGTTGAAAAGCGAGGGCTACTTGCTGTTGGCGCTGGAAAACACGCCCGCCAGCACTGACTATCGCGCCGCCCGCCTGCGTGCCCCGCTGGCATTGATCGTCGGTCATGAATTCGACGGCATCCGCCCCGAAATTCTGGCACAGTGCGACGGTGTCATCTCGCTGCCGATGCGCGGCCGAAAAAATTCGCTCAACGTGGCCGTGGCCTTCGGCATCGCGGCC